From the genome of Immundisolibacter sp., one region includes:
- the mgtE gene encoding magnesium transporter, whose protein sequence is MTETANRSADDVQQHLREVQELLARHQLVENLVHRQDMPRHELVQNLVHKQHVVALQERLDSLHSADVAFILESLPHNDRRFVWDMVKADRDGDILLEVSDPVRESLIEAMDAAELRAAAQSLDADELADLAPDLPAKLIEDLFQTLGSAEREQLRAAMSYPPESVGALMNFDMVGVREDVSLEAVLRYLRRFDELPDHTDTLYVVDRGGNLKGLLSLEALLINDPEQQVSQVMQREGIVSFEPEDDAGEAAQAFERYDLISAPVVDAQKRVVGRLTVDDVVDFIREESEAELLARAGLREGEDMFASVWDSVKNRWSWLAVNLVTAFIASRVIGVFEGSIEKLVALAALMPIVAGIGGNSGNQTITMIVRAAATGQVAPEALGRLLKKELGVAMVNGLLWGSLLGVLAWALYGSVSLGMVMTAAMTLNLLLAATAGVAIPMLRIRFGADPALGGSVMITALTDSGGFFIFLGLATWFLL, encoded by the coding sequence ATGACCGAAACCGCCAACCGCTCCGCGGACGATGTCCAGCAGCACCTGCGCGAGGTTCAGGAGTTGCTGGCGCGTCACCAGCTGGTGGAGAACCTGGTGCACCGGCAGGACATGCCGCGGCACGAACTGGTTCAGAACCTCGTTCACAAGCAGCACGTGGTGGCTCTGCAGGAGCGCCTGGACAGCCTGCATTCGGCCGATGTCGCGTTCATCCTGGAGTCGCTGCCGCACAATGACCGGCGCTTCGTGTGGGACATGGTCAAGGCCGACCGGGACGGCGACATTCTGCTTGAAGTTTCCGACCCGGTACGCGAGTCGCTGATTGAGGCCATGGATGCGGCCGAATTACGCGCCGCAGCACAGTCCCTGGACGCGGACGAACTGGCAGATCTCGCCCCCGACCTGCCAGCGAAGTTGATCGAGGACCTGTTCCAGACCCTGGGCAGTGCCGAGCGCGAGCAACTGCGGGCGGCCATGTCCTATCCGCCCGAATCGGTCGGCGCGCTGATGAATTTCGACATGGTCGGCGTGCGTGAGGACGTCAGCCTGGAGGCGGTGCTGCGCTACCTGCGTCGCTTCGACGAACTGCCCGATCACACTGACACACTGTATGTGGTTGATCGTGGCGGCAACCTGAAGGGTCTGCTGTCGCTGGAGGCCCTGCTGATCAATGATCCGGAGCAGCAGGTGTCGCAGGTGATGCAACGGGAGGGGATTGTTAGCTTCGAGCCGGAGGACGATGCCGGCGAGGCGGCGCAGGCCTTCGAGCGCTACGACCTGATTTCCGCCCCGGTGGTGGACGCACAGAAGCGCGTGGTGGGGCGCCTGACCGTGGATGATGTAGTCGATTTCATCCGCGAGGAAAGTGAGGCCGAGTTGCTGGCGCGCGCCGGTCTGCGCGAGGGCGAGGACATGTTTGCCTCGGTGTGGGACTCGGTCAAGAACCGCTGGTCATGGCTGGCGGTGAATCTGGTGACCGCATTCATTGCCTCGCGCGTGATTGGGGTGTTCGAGGGTTCGATCGAAAAGCTGGTGGCGCTGGCCGCCCTGATGCCCATCGTCGCCGGCATCGGCGGGAATTCCGGCAACCAGACCATCACCATGATCGTGCGCGCCGCCGCCACCGGTCAGGTAGCACCGGAGGCACTCGGCCGTCTGCTCAAGAAGGAGCTGGGCGTTGCCATGGTCAACGGCCTGCTGTGGGGCAGTTTGCTGGGCGTGTTGGCGTGGGCGCTTTACGGCAGCGTTTCGCTGGGAATGGTGATGACGGCTGCGATGACGCTGAACCTGCTGCTCGCAGCCACCGCGGGGGTGGCGATACCGATGCTGCGCATCCGTTTTGGAGCGGACCCGGCACTCGGTGGTTCGGTCATGATCACGGCCTTGACCGATTCGGGCGGATTCTTCATTTTTCTTGGCCTGGCGACCTGGTTTTTGCTTTGA